Genomic segment of Malus domestica chromosome 15, GDT2T_hap1:
TCATATTGAGGCAGCCACACATCTTTCTGTTCTGAAAATGATCTTTTTCTCCACAAACTATCTTGATTGCATCTGGTCTCATCACCCTCCTTACTGAAACTTTTTATTGTGATGCAACCAAAGTACCCTCATGCTCATGCTTAAAATGAttgaatgtgttttttttcctttctcgtTTCTACAATACCCCAAAActcttttttaagtttatggTTTTATTCTATCATCTGGAATAATAGAAAGATGTAGAGTATCTGATTTCACAACCTTAAACTAcaattattatttcttttgttttaggataagggtttgttgttgttgttgttgttgttgttgtatggtcAACTTAGCAACATCTTAATCTGGATTTGTATTATTTTACTCGCTCTTGTTCAAAATCTGTGAATTTGTTTGGATTTAATGCAAGGTCTCGTTACATTTTCTCACTATTTTCACTTATTCCACAGGTGAATAAGCGCAAACCCTATCACAGTGTTAATTTTATTATTGCGCATGATGGGTTCACTCTATATGATCTTGTTTCATACAATTTCAAGGTACTTCAACAGTTAATacatcattttgttttttttgtgtttttggttcATTTAAGGCTACATCATCCACTATGTCCCTTCATTGTTGATTTTGTAGCACAACGAGGCTAATGGAGAAGGAGGAAATGATGGAAGTAATGATAATTTGAGCTGGAATTGTGGTCATGAAGGTAGGGCTAACTTCGGTGCTTTCTCCTTgatatattttgttattattccAGCTTTAGTGTATTGGCAGGACAGAACATTTGTAGTCAAGGCCACAGGGTATCAAAATGGATCcatcattttcaatttcaagctAGCATTGTATTAGTCAGTGTATTGGGAAGGCCTGGGAGGGGGTGGTTATTAGTACCAATACTACAGCTGAAAAATAAAAGTTCATGTCCTATCTCTTTTGTCTTTGGTCTATCAAGGCATTCGATTTGGTGTTTAGTGAACTTTCCATTTCCATGTTATGTAAAACCACAAAGTAAATAAGTATGGTGTAGGTGCAATTTCGAGTATTGCACATATATTCTGTAAGAGGAGATGAACTTACTCGTGCAAATGGGACATGGCAGTCCTCTAGTACTATCATTGTAATTACAATGACGAAAACTTAAACTACCATGGCATTTAGGAAGTTAGTGTAGATgacaaattatatttaattgTAATTACAATTGTCGTGTATAAATGGGTACTGcttaattgaaaaattatattataatttGTCCTTGCGGCTTTAGTTTGTGTATACCTTTGTTTGTGTTTCTTGCATGTgttgaaatttcaatttttccaTTTATTGGACAGGAGAAACTGATGATTCTACTATTAAAGCTATACGCTCCCGCCAAATGAAAAATTTTCATTTGGCATTAATGATATCCCAGGTAAGTTTATTCAAAATCTAACTTCACGTGTCATTTATGCACGCACTATTTTGTCCATTTGAACTATTTTAGACTTGTTAAGTTCAGATACATGGTCTCAAAATTCAGATTTAACTTTATATTTTCCGAATCtggaagctttgaaaattattATGCCCCTTGTAACGGGGTCCTACCTGGGGCCTTTTTTCTGCCTGTTGATTGGCAGTAAATAGACTTAAACCTCTGGTATGATCATGTACTCTTGCTAGACAATTCGTTTTCGGGTCTAGCAGCATTtatatctttaaaatacttaatttGCAATATTGTCACTTGAGCGCATTTAGTGCTGATGTAAGCTTCTGAATGCACTTGACCAGGGAACCCCAATGATGCTGATGGGGGATGAATATGGGCATACTCGACATGGAAATAACAACAGTTATGGACATGATACTGCTCTTAACCATTTCCAGTGGGGACAGgtaaattgttttgttttgtttttttttttttttttttggaaactagtaAATTGTTTTGTTTGGCTTTTGTTCAACTTTAATCTATGACTGGCATGAAATAATCTTTTTGGCATGGCAGTTGGAGGCACGGAACAACAATCACTTCAGGTTTTTCAAGGAGGCAATAAAGTTTAGACGAGCACATCGTGTATTTGGTCGTGAAGCTTTTCTTGAGAAGGtactctccttttctttttgttttatttcttatgCATTCATGCTTTAATTTTAACTTAAAAGATTACTTCCTTGGAAGACTCATTGAACAATTATTTGTGTAGCATGATGTGACATGGCATGAAGACAACTGGGACAACTATGAGAGCAAATTCCTTGCATTTACGTAAGGACTTATGCCTATCTTCTTTGTAAAGTACAGATAGATGGTACCGtaagtttgatttttctttcaagATATTTCATGAGGGGAGTGGCATGGTATTTTCATTGTGCGATTTGGCCTTGGAATCACGATCTTGCTTATTGAGTTAGAAAACAAAGTGGATGAGTAATTTTCTTAAGTGatcgtgtcttgcttcaaggTGTCCTTACGTTTGATGGCTGTTGGTCCTTAATGCGGTTTTGTACTTTTGAGCATGTGCTGTTAAGTTAGATACTTACCACCTAGAAAAGCATCTGATTTTCCCTTATTTTTTCCTCTCTGCTAACAGCACGATCTTCGACTTGTTTCTATGGCTTGATGTATAGCATTTTCcgttttctgttttttcttattcaatttttatttctctttataGAAACTTTAACCTTCAAGGTCAAAGTTCAAGACTGTTAAATGCATCAGAAACATATATACTGAAACTTTTGTTTTGCAGGTTTCATGAGAGTAGTGAAGGCGACATCTATTTGGCATTCAATGCTCATGACTGTTTTATTACAGTTCCAATACCGGCACCACCAGTAAAGAGGAGATGGTTTCGTGTGGTTGGTTTTATTCCCACTTCTGCATAATCCTTTGTTTTCTAGACGGTGTTCATAAAAAAACCCTGCATTTTTACTATATATAGACCTTAGATAATCTTAGTCATAGATTGCCACTTCAATTAGTTTTTGCTTTTGATTATCATCCCTCATGTACCATTATCATCCATTTCTAAACTCAACTGAATAGAAGTCCTGTGGATTGCAGGTTGACACGAATCTGGAGTCTCCCAATGACATTGTGCCTGATGGCGTCCCGGGCATTGAAGGCACTTATAACATGGCCCCCTTCTCCtcagttcttcttcaagcaaaGTGATAGAGATAACATCAGAAGCTGCCTGCGGGTGAGTTTTCCAAATAAGCTGGATTATCTGGAAGCTGGGTGAAGCATTCGGGTTCTTGCGATTTAGAACAATATTTTCTATTTTCATATTTAAAGTCCTTGAGCCCTAGAGATGCATGTTCATATGACGGGGGCCAATAAAGTCAGTACAGAGTAGTTCAGATCACCAATAAGTGGTACAACCAGCCTCAACCATGTATTTGCTGGGAGCTATGAGGGCATGTAATTACTAGAAATAAACGAGGTTTATAGTGAACTTACATATGGAGAAATGAAACACTTGTAACTTAATCGATATCCAAAACTTTTCGTATTGAATTCGTGTATGTTATCAAAGTATTTGAATTGAAAGATCGATTTATTGTTCGACCTTTTTGTTAAGTTGTACGGTCATCCAATGATACAATTCAGGTTCTATTACTACTGTTATTTCATCTTATGAACGACAATGACTgaggaaaaaggagaaaatcAAGCTGCTTTGTACACAAGCTGTCCCATGGAATCTGGGTTTCCGTTCTCGTCGGAAGACATCTGACGCGGCAGCTCAACAAAGATAGTCTCTTGAGGAGATATGCAAGCATAACTTTACACTATTGACATGTtctttggtgaagttgaaatgGTAAATGTAGACGTAACAGTCACCGTACGCATTTCGTGAACATGCTGCATGTGTCTTGCCACATGATTGGAATAAATGCATGGTAAGTAGCGGACATTTAGACAATCCATCTTCATCAAGAACAGTGAAGAGATTGTTGGTATAAACATTTATGAGATATAAAAGTGGACATGTTTTGGGAATTTCCAACTCTCTGCAGTCTACATCCACTTTTGCAATTATACAAGCGACCAACGAATTTCCAACCGTGTGTGTTCGGCATTACCAACTGTTTGCGAGACAAACTTTTATGGAACAGACTTATCGTCATAGTGGCTTTTTGAATCATTCGCTAATACAAAGTTATGTTGGACTTTTTAACGGTTTGGGATGCTGTAGTGGCGGTCAGCACGTTCTACCCAAATCCTTAATGTTTGCAATCTACATCTAGATGGAGTCGTTCCTCTCTAACCGTGAATTTATGACTGAATAACATATATAGTAACTaattaaagtttttattttatgtacATGTCAGACTGTGATTTGTTTGTAAGGAAAAATGACTCCTTCTGAAGTACTATTGGAATCAAATCTATGTACCATCGTGAATGAAGGAATTGTCCGTGAATGCCCACCTACAGACAAGAACAAACGATTGTAGTTAACCTAAGGTACCAGTGTCGTACCGACCACAGGGTCTCCTATGGCCaagttaatataaaatattcaaACTCAAATAGTGGCTAGAGAGCAAAGTATGCGATGAAAATATTATTGACGAGTCCTAAGTTGGGTATTTATACTAGTTGGGAGAGAGTGCTTTTAGGATATAAAATCCGCATTCAACCAAGAGAATCCTATAGGATATCTAGCATAAGATCTTACTTCCTTTTAAGAATGTGATTTTGCGGCGCACATTAATCCCTAAATTGTAGGAATCTCCAAGAATATAGGAAACCAATCTAATCCCCGAACGAATTAGGTTTCCGTGTCTTGCTACCAATGTATTAAAAGGCGAAGGCGTAGGCGAGGCATCCCATGGATAGCCCCACCTCGCCTCATGGTatctaaaatttatatatatatatatatatatatatatatatatatatatatatatatgtatataattctTTGTAAACAGATATAATTATAACTAAATCAAAGATTATATCATCTTCTTTATTACTAAGTCTAATTGTACTTAGAAACTATGTCAAAATGTCTTAAAATGttatgtattatttattttattgtaagcAATGATAGAGAACTTCAAGAGAAATAAGGGTGAGTGACCACAATTATAGAGAATTTCAAGGAAAATAAAAGATGAATGTCACAATTACAGgggaatttaaaatgaaataaagactGAGTGGAGCAATTATAAGGGATTAAAAAGGAAATAGCGGAGCAATTATTATAGGGAAGTTAAAGGAAAATAAAGGCTGAGTGGAGTAGTTATAGGGCATTGGACGAGAAATAAAACTTGGCAAATCAAAAATGCTAGGTGGCGGAATCTGAATGGgcaacaatttaaaaaaaaatagaaaagagtTAGAGTTAGACTTTATCACGTCAGATTTGGAGATAGTCTCTTGCATTTTAGAAACAAACATGGATTTTGGAGGGAAAAAACGCCCTAGGCGCACCTCAACGCTGCCCTACACCCACCCCCACAAAACAGAGGCTAAAACCCAGCCGCCTAGGCACACCCTGAGGCGAGTTTTTCAAAACACTGCTTGCTACAAATCTACGGGTCTCGCCAACCATTCCAGAGTCAATAGGGTGTGGTGCCACTGTTGGTCTTTAAGCAGCTTAATCCAATTGGAGTCATTGCATCCATGATTGGACTTCTAAGGTACTAGTATTCCAATCTACCTTACTTAGCATAGTAAAGTTCAAGGTCCACCAATGCCACTAACTATGCTTTTGAAAAGGCATTCTGCTTGAGGATGGATAGTTACCCAAGGACCATGACTTTCGAAGTAGATCAGAATATCTTACTGTTCAGAATTCTTATACAAGCGTCAATCCAATTATGTTACCGATGTGAAGTAGTGGAGATGTTTGGATTCAAGTGTGCAATCTTGTAGGTCATACCATTAAGACAGTAATCATGATGGGCCATCATATCATGTGTGCAAGAATCCTGAAATGTTACTATTGGAACTAAATTCGTGCACCGATAAGGTGGTGGAGATGCATAAATTTGAATAACCTATAAAAGAGCAAACAACTATGAGCAAGCCTAAGACTAAGGGTGTGCCAACCAAAGGCTTTCCGATagtcaagttagtaagcaagTATAAGATTCAAGCAGTGGGCAAGAAAATTAGAATGTGATGATTGCGTTACCATAGACGAGCCCTAGAATGGTGTATTTATACCAGTTAGGAGATAGACCTTTTTAGGATAGAATCATGTACTAAGTCGGGAGAATCCCACATGATATCTAGGGGTATTTATTGCATCCTCTTAGGAGTGTGATTACTTGTGGTGCACACCAATTCCTAAATCGAAGGAACTCCAAGAATATAGGAAACTTGGTTGATTCCATGTTTTATCAGGTTCTTGTGTCTTGCGGAACAAGTATGGTCAATCTCATCAAAGTCGCTCGAACTTCGCCCACTGCTCCAAAACATGATGATGGTGGCATTACACAACCACACGAATAGAAAATTGGTACTCAGACAAAAGCAAGTAGCCATTTGAAACTTGGAAACAGCAGCCAACTAGGTCCACAAACCACATCCATTGCCAGTCTACCAGCACACTTCGTTGCAACCCACCTTTGCCCCAACCACTAGTCATCAGCCACCAGGCTCACATCTGGCCACCGTAATTTTTGAGGTAAAACTCTAATATTTCAAATTTAAATCCCTAATTGACAATctaaaaaattggattgattATTGATTAGTTGAATTGTTGTTTGATTAGCTAgctgaatttttgtttaatatataTGATTATTGATTGTTGGTTGTTtaatttgagagagatgtatttacttttattgataatgagttTGTTATGCGACATTTTCATGACATGAAGCATTGAGGCAACAATTGTAGcttgtttgtattgataaattatgaaTGACATTAATATTGTCTACCATCTAAAAAGAATTTAGTTGTCTCTATTTTTTGTAACCTCGCACTCTTTTAAATCCCCCCCCCCCGCTCCGCCGACAATCTTTGACTTCACCACTGGTTGAGGGATCGATAAGTAAGAAAGTAGAGCTAAAGAATACAATTATTTGATACAAGATGCTAGATGTAAGTATCTTAATTATCGTTCAGTTGGCCTTAGTGATTTTTATATTAGCCATGTGTCGTGCATAATGATTTTTCATTCTCTCGTATTCTTTGTCATGAAGAATCTAAAATGATATCGACTGTCACTAGCATATTACAGTCTAATAACATATCtatacttataagtgaaaaatcTTAAGTTTGAATCGCATAACTTGAGGTTTATAACCTAATTATTATGACTAACTCATTGTTGTATTGGATAAAAATGGAGTAAGATCAACCAAAGACAATTTTGCAATGCCAATGAGGGTAGTATGttattaaaggaaaaaaaagattttaaaatgcGAATAAGGTAGGGTTAATGATTGCAATCCAATTGATTCtttaagggggcgtttgtttgccctcattaAGTGGgattggactggactggactagctgttagtccaatactgtgtttgttcaatgctgggactaacattaatgagactagcatggacaaaacccttcactaagaggtcttagcgagaccccccaataatcatgggactagctaagactatcctctctcgtcctcgtcatgctcaacaaccactcccgatagactcttcgtcatctccggtcacctagatcataataaaatattaataatttatatattaaataatataatattagaatttgttattatctagcttcttagtccaacactgcaccaaacgcttcactaagttagtccagcttagtctagtctaagccagtccaacttagtccttgaagctagtctagtccgagatagtccggcgcaacaaacgccccctaagaGTCATATGATGATTAAGTTTTTCAACATATCGTAAGTTTGCCAAGTAATCTGACCTTAACCCTAGATGTCGGACTTAGACCTTGGGCCCCGACCTCTAATTTTGACCTTAAATTCGAGGTTCTAACATTTAATTTCATACGCCAATTTAGCACGAATTTGTTATTAGGTAAAGTAATTGATTGTATGAAGAGGTTGGGCCTAAACTTAGACCTACAGAGCAAATTCTATCCACCGTGGATTGAGTGATTAACcctaatttattcacattttaaaatctttattttccttttgtttaCAATGAAAAAATACTATACGGTATAAATATAGGGTAGTACTattcaaatattaatttttacttctcacatgtCGGTCTTAGTTTTCGATCGTCAGATCGagtgaattaaagaagataaatgagaaaaaaaattaacaaaaatgtgtAAGAAGCAAAAATAAATATGTGAATAACAGTATCCTAAATATAGAACGACATTTGTGTTTTTCATATACCCTCTTGAAAGTGGGAAATATATACCATAAATAGCACGGATAATGCTAcacaattaccaaattaattcagaggttaaaaaaatgaaattctatttttgataaaacaaaaaactagaAAATCGAAGCAAAATATAAGAACACGTCGATCATTATTGTACATAAATTTTCGGCTAATAAAAGAAATTCGAAATAAGAATTTTACCAGAAAAAAAACAAACGCGCTTGTAGGACTACCAATATGGACGGCTGGGATTTCACCTGACCCATAATTTTTGCAAAAGTCTGGTCTTTCCATACACGTTTACGGTGGCGCATTCACCGTCAACCAACTTTAACGCAAACCCCACTATATATACTCCTCCCTCCTGTCTTTCCCTCTCAACCCTGTCCTTGTCCAAATCACAAACCCTCctgctccctctctctcccactCTCTCTCCACCTGCCTGTGTTTTCTCTCTCCCATACAGAACTCACAATGGCAAGCTCTTCATTCGGGTTGTTGATGGTGACAGTGGCTCTCCTTGCCACCTCCGCCTTCGCCAACGATAAGGCTCAATCTCCCTCATCGTCTCCCTCCCAATCACCATCCTCCACTCCTCCCCCATCCTCCACTAAACCACCATCATCAACCCCAGCAGCCTCTGCCAAAACACCATCCGCCACCCCAGCAGCGACCCCATCCGCCACCCAAGCAGCTACCCCATCCGCCTCCTCTAAGGCTCCCAAGTCTTCGGATGCATCCTCCTCTCCATCCTCCGCCCccaccacctccacctcctcctcctccccatCCTCCTCCCCATCAAGCTCTacatcatcctcctcctcctcctcctccccatCCTCCTCCCCATCCTCCTCCCCATCCAGCTCTACATCATCCGACTCTCCACCCTCCCCACCCACCTCCACTCCCGCCTCCAGCCCATCCACCTCCGACACCTCGGTTGCTCCCTCCGAGTCGACTACTTCTGCTGAGGCTCCCGCCCCATCTGGAGCCGCCGTGAACAGAGGCTTCGCTGCCGGATCCGTGGCCGCCGTCGTCATTGCGGCGTCGTTCTTGGCCTAGATGTGCTTTGCGGACGAGGCCTTTTTCCGCTGTTGGGTCACCGAGAGAGAGATTCGGCGGGCGGATCTTGAGTTTCGTATATTAGCGGGTAGAGTTTAACTACTATTTTTGGTTTTATAGTTGTTATAGAGTGGGTTATTATTGGTGATGGAGATATTATTGGACGGTGTTGATTTGATCGGACGGGGGTTCTGCGGCTGATGATTTACTCCATCGaccttaattattaattataattattattattacttgATCATTCCCGTTGCTAATGATGATGACTATGGAAATTCTTTTGTTATGATCTAATGATATATATcattaattatatctaattcgTTGAGTTTAATATCTTTGATTTAAGCATGAAAAATGCTAAGAGACTCTTATACAGTATTTACATTAATTTTCGTgcttatattataaaataatatgttaaaaatatgaGTTAATAAAGAATTTATGAACAatcttatttttaaaaaatactttctttctttttttcatttttttttgtgtgtaaaaGAGAAAATTGGACTCTTTAACTCATTGGATAACTCTAGAGGATAGAATTGAGTAATGCTAAGAAGACAATATTTGAAGACaatattttataaactaaattatATGGAGGgttatgattagattattacttaagtattatAAATATGCTCATTTTCAATCGgtgatatattatttaatttgtaaattttatttacaaagtttgtCTTCCTAACATTACTATCTGAGAAGCACATTAGATTGCTTCGTTTGAATAATTAAACAATGTGGGTAAAGATTTTAAAAGCCTTCGTTTATCATTTACTTATTAATGGAAATGAATTTTCTTTGGATCTTTTTCTACTTAATCCATCTAGTTCGAGATCTTGAcagttaaaatttgatccaacgattaCAAATAAGAAACTctctttaaaaataataatagtagtaaccgttagattaaattttaacAACATGAATTCCAGGTGGAAAGAGATCCTTGaattgatttggtttttgtcGTTTGGTGAAGAAAAAGTAGAGCAACGGTCTCGAGAGCCACGTGGTTTGCGACAAACTGACATGCAAAAAGCAACCCATTAGCTTTGAGAAGAGGGTAGCTAGGTTATGCTGGTTTAGTATTATTAAATTTGTTAGACCTTtcgattttataaatttgaaCAGGCTACTAAAAAAATGAATAGAATTTATTGTTTATGGTCGAAATTGTTCATATCACAAATCATtctataaaaacaaatgaatgaaattggtaAAAATATTACGAACCGTCTATATATTTGCtataatagattgactaaaTGATCTaacttttagtttattttttgcaaagatgatatTTATAAAGTGATtcataatataaataattatgaCCATAATCACGAaacagttgaatatcagagtgcggaatgaataagactaacaaaataataagaatattattaaactaactgagaatgccgaaacggctataAAACtctaagggggcgtttgtttgccatCGTTAGCTCTCACTGGACTGCACTGGACTAACAGTCAGTGTAGTCCCATGTTTGGTGTAGCAAGGGACTAAGTTAAATGGGATAAAGGGGGACTCGCTTTCACTTAGTCCCTCACTAGGAGGTCTTAGTGAGACCCTCCAAAAGGCGTCGAACTAGTAAGCCCGTCAGCTTCGCTTCGTCTCCGTCTGTTGCGTCTGCATCCTGCTTCATCTGCTTTTAATCCTTTCCCGCATGATTTTTCCTCTCTGCCTctcccttgccttatctgtttgGACTGACTGCCCCACCCACCCCTATAAATCACAAAATTCGATTACTTACCACCCACCAATCGGTCAGCTCGATCCACAGCCCATATTGATGTCTCCCAAATGCCTCCCACCTCCTCAATGCCTCCCAGATCATCCTCCGCGACCTCCAATTTCATTACCTCGCTGCCAagtgctctctctctcactgcTGAAATTAGGAAATGGATTCCCTTTTTTGCTGATTTGGTTCAATGTTTTGCTTGAAATTGGTTTTCCATTTGTCGATTTTTGGATTTTGTGGTTGGGTTTTGGTTCACTTTGACTGCTGATGCCTGGGCGAATTGAGAGCATACTCCAGGAATTGTCTTTGGCATCACTTACTATCTCTTTCAATTTGTGGCTCAATACAATTTTTGGGCTCACATTTTAGAACCTCAGATGGCGACGGACAAAAGGATTACAATACAATTTTTtccctaattttatttttttatttttttattgggtgGCTTTGTGAGAAATTTattattatgttttaattctGAGAAATTGTTTGGTTTTGTTTGAATTGGGCAGGTAGAGAAAAGTGGATTTAGTTAATTTCAATaatatctttaataaaaaagcAATTAAAATATAACAGTAATGTAGTTCTAGTCTGAGCAAACACCAAACTGGTGACAATATTGTTttcattatcctgcttcttagttcGACActacaccaaacgcttcactaagctagtccagcttagtctagtctaagccaatccagcttagtccctgaagctagtccagtccgagacagtccggtgcaacaaacgcaccctaagagactacattgtgaatgacttgatATTCTACGAGCTACAAAGcatcatatatatagagaactaaCATAACCCTAATAAGCAAGAAAGCAAAACTCTAATACTAATgggctaagcccaaattcaaacaataaaataatcctaaattccAACACCCCTCGTCAAACTCATGACGGTACActtcatgagtttgccaacaagcagatgtggatgcaagcttCGTTAGGTGAACAAAATAAGGCAAGCTCTGTTAGACGAACACGACAAGGCAAGCAAACGAGCAATCAAATGAGCAAACGAACAATCCAGGCTTCAATCAACAAGGCCCAACCCAAGGCCTCCAAACAAATCATAATAGCCCAACAAATTGTGAGCTccatgcttttttttctttatttccttttttcctgttttctttttctatttttcggCTTCTGTTTCCTTTTTCCCTTCT
This window contains:
- the LOC139191969 gene encoding uncharacterized protein, which encodes MTTAATDPAAKPLFTAAPDGAGASAEVVDSEGATEVSEVDGLEAGVEVGGEGGESDDVELDGEEDGEEDGEEEEEEDDVELDGEEDGEEEEVEVVGAEDGEEDASEDLGALEEADGVAAWVADGVAAGVADGVLAEAAGVDDGGLVEDGGGVEDGDWEGDDEGD